The DNA sequence GATGCTGTCCCAAACGTCATTCCGGCAATTGCCTGAATACCGCCTACTTTTATGATTTTGGTTACCCCACATAAAGTAGCTGCGTACAATATTGCGGGGTTAATTTTTCCTGTTTTGTCTGGAGGTGAACATAAAACAATTTCTTTGCAGCCAGCAATCTCAGCCGGTACAGCCAACATCAGAACTGTAGAAAACAAAGGTGCTGTCCCGCCAGGGATATACAAACCTATTTTTTGAATAGGTCTTTTTTCCTGCCAGCATTTTACGCCTTCCATTGTTTCTATGGAGATTCTGTCTGTTTTCTGGGCTGTGTGAAACTTGTAAATATTGTCTTTTGCAAGTTGAATGGCTTCTTTTAATTCACTTGAAACCAGACCGATCGCTTCTTGTATTTCTTCGTTAGTAACTACATAAGTATCTAAAGTGATTCCGTCAAAAATAGAAGTGTATTTTGCGATGGCTTCATCTCCTTTTTTTTGTACTTCTTTGAAGATTTCCTTAACGGTAACTTCAATGTCGTCTATCGTTTTGGTTGGTCTTTGTAATAGTTCTGACCAGGTTTCCGGTTTGGGATTATCTATTCTATTCATTTGTATTTTTATTTGAATTTCAAATTCTTACTTGGTTTTTAACTGCAAAGACTCGCAAAGTCATTATCAAGTTCTAAATTTAGAATTTGGGATTTCATTATTGGAATTTGTTTTTTTAACGTTGGAATTTAATTTACAGTACCATTTTTTCAATCGGGCAAACCAGAATTCCCTCCGCTCCTGCTTCTTTTAATTGATCAATTACGTCCCAAAAAGTATCTTTATCAATTACAGAGTGTACACTGCTCCAGCCTTCCTGCGCTAAAGGAAGAACCGTTAAACTTCTTAAAACCGGAAGGATTTTTCCAACGGCTTCAATTTTATTGTTGGGAATGTTCATTAAGATGTATTTTGAATTTCGGGCTCTTAAAACAGCCTGAATTCTAAATTTCAACGTATCAATGTGTTTTTGAATCTCAGGAGAAACTTTTGGAGAAACGGCCAAAACGGCTTCGCTTTTTAATATTACTTCAACTTCTTTCAGATTGTTTTTGAATAAAGTACTTCCGCTGGAGACAATATCCACAATTGCATCTGCAAGACCAATGTTAGGTGCAATTTCTACTGAACCTGAAATTTGGTGAATATCAACCGTTACCCCGAAAGAGTTAAAGTATTCATTTACTGTGTTGGGATAAGAAGTAGCAATTCGTAAACCGGCAAGGTCTTTAACGGAGTTGTATTCGAAGGTTTTCGGAACTGCTACAGAAACCTTGCATTTAGAAAAACCTAATTTTTGAACCACTTCTATTCCTTTTCCTTTTTCAACCAGAAGATTGTCTCCGACTATGGCCAGATCAACAACCCCGTCGATTAAGTATTGCGGAATGTCTGAATTTCTCAAATACAGTACTTCGAGAGGGAAATTAGAAGCTTCGGCTTTAAGTTGATCAATGCCGTTATTGATTGAAATCCCGCAATCTTTCAGGATTTGAATGCTGTCTTCGTTTAAACGACCGGATTTTTGAATTGCAATTTTTAAAGTACTCATTTTTTTAGTTTTTTTGGATTAAATAGTCTGAGTACAAAGAGTTGGAAATAAAAAACCCGTTTGATGTACTCAAACGGGTTTTAAAATATGATGATTTACACGCATATCATTAACACATCGCTTGAGAGCAATAATGAAAATGATGATGATGTAATTGAATAGAAATCATGACTTGATTTGTTTTATAATTCTTTGATTCGGTTGCAAATATACTAGTTAATTTCATAAAAAAGCATTTTTTAATTTAACTTAATGATATTTTATTGTTAAATAATGTTTGAAGTGCTGTTTTTACTATGTTTTTTTAATTTCCGATAACGTTTTCATAGGCTGCTTAAAATCTAAAATTACAGTGGTTCCCTTCCCTTTATCGCTATTTACCTTAAATGTAATAGACAACAAATCTGCGATTCTTTTCACAATAGAAAGTCCTAAACCGGTTCCTTTGATTTCGGGATGTTCGGATGATTTTGATCTGTAAAAAGGGTTGAAAATCGTTTCGAGATCTTCTTGATCAATCCCAATTCCGTTATCGGTAACCGTGCAGCGGATCTGATCTTCTTGTCTGGTTAATGAAATTGAGATTTCTCCGGCTTCACTGGTGTATTTTATAGCATTTGAAATAATATTTCTCAAAATTGTCAATACCAAATAGTTGTCCGAATGGATATAATAATCAGCTTCGGCTTCAAATTTCATATTGATTTTTTTATGGTTTATTTTTTCTGAATTTAAAGTCAGTACATCCAAAATCAAAGCATTCAAATAAACGGATTCGTATTTTATATTGTCATTTTTGTTCTCAGAACGTGCCATTAAAAGCAGCTGGTCTACCAACCTGTTCAAATGGTCAACTTCTGCAATACAAAAGTTTACTTTTTCTTCGTATTCCTTGCTGTCTCTTTGTTTGCGTATTAGTACTTCAAGTGTTCCTTTAATAACGGTTAGTGGTGTTCTTAGCTCGTGTGAGGCGTCTGAAGTAAATTGTTTTTCGCGTTCGATGGCATCTTCAATTCGGTTTAACAGGCTGTTTATTGTTTCGGACAGCGTGTATAATTCATCTTTCGTTTTGGGTAATGGGATTCTTGTTTTCAGGTTATCTCTGGTAATACTCCTAGAGGTATTGGTAATGGCGTTTATTGGTTTGATGCTTCGACCGGCAAAAAAGCGGGCTATAAAAAACAACAGCAATAAAATTACCGGAAATGCCAGACACATAATTTCGAATAGATTATTAAGAACCATTCGGGAACTAGTCAGTGACATAGCGATCATGAGATAGCCAATGTTTTTAGATTTGATGATAAGAGGAACCTGAACTTGCCGAATAATATTATTGCCAATTTTGGTGTCGAATAATTCGTAATCTTCTACGCTGTCATGAAAAACGAGTACTGCTGTATTGAGATTTGGAGATTTTTCAGTTATTCTTTTGTTGGTATCCAGGAATTGAACAAAAACAGGGTTTACATCAACTGTATTATGTTCACGTTCTTCCCACTCTTCCTTGTCTACTAAAATTACAGTGCCATTTGTTACTTTAATTTCTTTGAGGTGATTTTGTATTTCTACATTTATACCTTCATCAATATGACTGTAAACGGAGTGTTTAACAATAGCGTAAATAGTAAAAAAAACCACTAAAATCAGCAAACCTGTTGTGATAATGTAGTTTAAAGCAATTCTGTTTTTAAAGGAAAGTTGCGCCATTTATTAGTCGTTAGCAATGTAACCAACACCGCGAATTGTTTTTATATAATCTTCTTCAATTTTCAGATTGAGTTTTTTTCGGATGGCATTCATAAAGACATCGATAACACCTGTGTCGTATTCGAAATTGATTTCCCAGACATCTTTTAGAATCTGATTTCGGGTACATACTTTTCCTTTATTGCGAATCAGATACGCCAATAACTCAAATTCTCTTTGTGTTAGAGAAACTTCTTCATTGTTTTTTAGTACAATGTATTTTGTCAAATCAATTTTGATAGTACCAAGTGAAAGAATCTCTTTGCCTTTATGTTTTCGAAAATGAATTTTAATACGCTCGACCAATTCTTCAAAACTAAAGGGTTTCTTGATGTAATCGTTTGCCCCCGCTTTGAGTCCTTCAATGGTCTCCT is a window from the Flavobacterium cupriresistens genome containing:
- a CDS encoding response regulator transcription factor, giving the protein MHILIIEDELGIVQFLQQGLQEEGYKVTTANDGAKGFELTQEQQFDLILLDWMLPKINGLELCKAIRIKDQTTPIIFLTAKDTVQETIEGLKAGANDYIKKPFSFEELVERIKIHFRKHKGKEILSLGTIKIDLTKYIVLKNNEEVSLTQREFELLAYLIRNKGKVCTRNQILKDVWEINFEYDTGVIDVFMNAIRKKLNLKIEEDYIKTIRGVGYIAND
- the hisG gene encoding ATP phosphoribosyltransferase, which produces MSTLKIAIQKSGRLNEDSIQILKDCGISINNGIDQLKAEASNFPLEVLYLRNSDIPQYLIDGVVDLAIVGDNLLVEKGKGIEVVQKLGFSKCKVSVAVPKTFEYNSVKDLAGLRIATSYPNTVNEYFNSFGVTVDIHQISGSVEIAPNIGLADAIVDIVSSGSTLFKNNLKEVEVILKSEAVLAVSPKVSPEIQKHIDTLKFRIQAVLRARNSKYILMNIPNNKIEAVGKILPVLRSLTVLPLAQEGWSSVHSVIDKDTFWDVIDQLKEAGAEGILVCPIEKMVL
- a CDS encoding sensor histidine kinase translates to MAQLSFKNRIALNYIITTGLLILVVFFTIYAIVKHSVYSHIDEGINVEIQNHLKEIKVTNGTVILVDKEEWEEREHNTVDVNPVFVQFLDTNKRITEKSPNLNTAVLVFHDSVEDYELFDTKIGNNIIRQVQVPLIIKSKNIGYLMIAMSLTSSRMVLNNLFEIMCLAFPVILLLLFFIARFFAGRSIKPINAITNTSRSITRDNLKTRIPLPKTKDELYTLSETINSLLNRIEDAIEREKQFTSDASHELRTPLTVIKGTLEVLIRKQRDSKEYEEKVNFCIAEVDHLNRLVDQLLLMARSENKNDNIKYESVYLNALILDVLTLNSEKINHKKINMKFEAEADYYIHSDNYLVLTILRNIISNAIKYTSEAGEISISLTRQEDQIRCTVTDNGIGIDQEDLETIFNPFYRSKSSEHPEIKGTGLGLSIVKRIADLLSITFKVNSDKGKGTTVILDFKQPMKTLSEIKKT